A stretch of Natronococcus sp. CG52 DNA encodes these proteins:
- a CDS encoding TraB/GumN family protein yields MSDAGDADVPEPPDPGSEGRGSVDVLGTAHVSQASVDDVHETVDEADPDVVAVELDESRYRQMQGGAPDDIEAKDLLSGNTVFQFLAYWMLSYVQSRLGNRFDIEPGADMRAAIDAAERNGSGVALVDRDIQITIQRFWSRLSFTEKLKMVGGLALGVTDPRTIGLTFGATIGLALGLIFGAFLAPLFGFGELLSLGITGAGTLQYVGAGGVGIVGGLLLGLIFLPSIESANRYTGGLASGFSIRLLAGVVVGIAGCLAVVWTNTFVGPFSATTFESAGGYVLRGTVGSLAGLGVGVAVGAVLGTVLEALGGDVEEIDEIDIEEMTDGDVVAAMMEEFRRFSPRGANALIDERDAYIAHKLHGLREQGYHVVAVVGAGHKAGIERYLRNPNELPPMESLTGTASGRRFSPVKIVGYLATVGFLAFFFLLIMAGVQNTFLLQLFLAWFLFNGIFAFTLARLAGARWTSAGVGGSVAWLTSINPLLAPGWFAGYVELKHRPVNVRDIQTLNTIIGDTERSMSDALEEMFDVPLFRLIMIVALTNVGSMIATVLFPLVVLPWLAPEVGGVDALMNELIRGAENSLELIRGVIT; encoded by the coding sequence ATGAGTGATGCAGGCGACGCCGACGTCCCGGAGCCACCCGATCCCGGTTCGGAGGGGCGTGGCTCCGTCGACGTACTGGGGACGGCACACGTCTCCCAGGCGAGCGTCGACGACGTACACGAAACCGTCGACGAAGCGGATCCGGACGTCGTTGCCGTCGAACTAGACGAGAGCCGGTACCGCCAGATGCAGGGCGGTGCCCCCGACGACATCGAAGCGAAGGACCTCCTTTCAGGAAACACAGTCTTTCAGTTTCTGGCCTACTGGATGCTCTCGTACGTCCAGTCCAGGCTCGGCAACAGGTTCGACATCGAACCGGGTGCGGACATGCGGGCCGCGATCGACGCCGCCGAACGAAACGGAAGCGGGGTCGCCCTGGTCGACCGGGACATCCAGATAACGATCCAGCGGTTCTGGAGTCGGCTCTCGTTCACCGAGAAGCTGAAGATGGTCGGCGGCCTCGCGCTCGGCGTCACCGATCCGCGGACGATCGGGTTGACCTTCGGGGCGACGATCGGTCTAGCCCTCGGCCTCATCTTCGGGGCGTTCCTGGCGCCGCTGTTCGGCTTCGGCGAGCTACTGTCGCTCGGCATCACCGGTGCCGGGACGCTGCAGTACGTCGGTGCCGGCGGCGTCGGTATCGTCGGCGGACTGCTCCTCGGGCTGATCTTTCTGCCCTCGATCGAGTCGGCGAACCGGTACACCGGCGGACTCGCCAGCGGCTTCTCGATTCGGCTGCTCGCGGGCGTCGTCGTCGGTATCGCCGGCTGTCTCGCGGTGGTCTGGACGAACACGTTCGTCGGCCCGTTCTCGGCGACCACCTTCGAGAGCGCGGGCGGCTACGTTCTCCGCGGAACCGTCGGTTCCCTCGCGGGACTCGGCGTCGGCGTCGCCGTCGGGGCCGTCCTCGGGACGGTCCTCGAGGCGCTCGGCGGCGACGTCGAGGAGATCGACGAGATCGATATCGAGGAGATGACCGACGGCGACGTCGTCGCGGCGATGATGGAGGAGTTCCGCCGGTTCAGTCCGCGGGGCGCCAACGCCCTGATCGACGAACGCGACGCCTACATCGCACACAAGCTCCACGGGCTTCGAGAGCAGGGATACCACGTGGTCGCCGTCGTCGGCGCCGGCCACAAGGCCGGTATCGAACGGTATCTCCGGAATCCCAACGAGCTCCCCCCGATGGAGTCGCTGACCGGGACGGCGTCGGGACGACGATTCTCGCCGGTGAAGATCGTCGGCTATCTGGCGACGGTCGGCTTCCTCGCGTTCTTCTTCCTGCTGATCATGGCGGGAGTCCAGAACACCTTCCTGCTTCAGCTCTTCCTGGCGTGGTTCCTGTTCAACGGGATCTTCGCGTTCACGCTGGCTCGGCTGGCCGGCGCTCGCTGGACCAGCGCGGGCGTCGGCGGCTCGGTCGCCTGGCTCACCAGCATCAACCCGCTGCTGGCGCCAGGCTGGTTCGCCGGCTACGTCGAACTCAAACATCGTCCGGTCAACGTCCGGGACATCCAGACGCTCAACACCATCATCGGTGACACCGAGCGATCGATGAGCGACGCGCTCGAGGAGATGTTCGACGTGCCGCTGTTCCGGCTGATCATGATCGTCGCGCTGACTAACGTCGGGAGCATGATCGCGACCGTGCTGTTCCCGCTCGTCGTCCTCCCCTGGCTGGCGCCGGAGGTCGGCGGCGTCGACGCGCTGATGAACGAGCTGATCCGCGGCGCCGAGAACAGCCTCGAGCTGATCAGAGGGGTGATAACGTGA
- a CDS encoding small multi-drug export protein, translated as MTLVPLLVDVGTALEEATGILQYVLVFLFAAIPVIEILVVVPIAIGLGLNPVATGVVAFAGNVGSVYALLLFSRRIVAWWTGRRGNDGEPSDRYARARRLWDRYGLPGVALGGPILTGVHVAALVALLAGSRSRTVAVWMTIGIAVWTVLLVLGSVAGFSLLGVV; from the coding sequence ATGACACTCGTCCCGCTGCTCGTCGACGTCGGAACCGCCCTCGAGGAAGCGACCGGAATCCTCCAGTACGTCCTCGTCTTTCTCTTCGCGGCGATTCCGGTGATCGAGATCCTCGTCGTCGTGCCGATCGCGATCGGTCTCGGGCTCAATCCGGTGGCGACGGGGGTCGTAGCGTTCGCCGGCAACGTCGGCTCGGTGTACGCGTTGCTCCTGTTCTCCCGACGGATCGTGGCGTGGTGGACCGGCCGCCGGGGGAACGACGGGGAACCGAGCGATCGGTACGCTCGAGCGCGACGACTCTGGGATCGGTACGGACTCCCCGGCGTCGCACTGGGCGGCCCGATACTGACCGGCGTCCACGTCGCCGCGCTCGTCGCGCTGCTGGCCGGGAGCCGGAGCCGCACCGTCGCGGTCTGGATGACGATCGGCATCGCCGTCTGGACGGTCCTTCTGGTTCTCGGCTCGGTCGCCGGCTTCTCGCTGCTGGGAGTCGTGTGA
- a CDS encoding acyl-CoA thioesterase encodes MTDLMETLVENREMVQPNHANMLEVAHGGNVMKWMDEIGAMSAMRFSGETCVTARVNRMDFERPIPVGDTAFITAYVYDAGTSSIKVRLITEREDLRTREREKTTESYFVYVAIDDENRPTTVPELTVSSDESERLRRAALEGENGDS; translated from the coding sequence ATGACCGATCTGATGGAGACGCTGGTCGAGAACCGGGAGATGGTGCAACCGAACCACGCGAATATGCTCGAGGTCGCCCACGGAGGAAACGTGATGAAGTGGATGGACGAGATCGGCGCGATGTCCGCGATGCGGTTTTCGGGAGAGACCTGCGTCACCGCCCGGGTCAACCGGATGGATTTCGAGCGGCCGATTCCGGTCGGCGACACGGCGTTCATCACCGCGTACGTCTACGACGCGGGTACCTCGAGCATCAAGGTTCGCCTGATCACCGAGCGCGAAGACCTGCGGACGCGGGAGCGCGAGAAGACCACCGAGTCCTACTTCGTTTACGTCGCGATCGACGACGAGAACCGGCCGACGACGGTCCCGGAGCTAACCGTGAGTTCAGACGAGAGCGAGCGTCTTCGGCGGGCGGCTCTCGAGGGCGAAAACGGGGACTCCTGA
- a CDS encoding HAD-IIA family hydrolase — MTEYEAAILDVDGTIVRGEELLPDVTDGLAALEAAGCSRLLFSNNPTRGSAHYRSKLEPHGIDIDPTAVLTSATVSAEYLASTHPNETVYLVGDDRLESILADAMVELTDDPEAADVVLGSFDSDFSYGTLWESLRALEDGASFYGTDPDVTIPVDDGLIPGSGAILAAMEAVAGREPDAILGKPSSVAATAAMNYLGADPERTLVVGDRLDTDIELGNRAGMTTAVVLTGVTDRADLESAAVEPDHVLESLADVESLL, encoded by the coding sequence ATGACCGAGTACGAGGCGGCGATTCTCGACGTCGACGGCACGATCGTCCGGGGCGAGGAACTCCTGCCCGACGTGACCGACGGGCTGGCGGCGCTCGAGGCGGCCGGCTGTTCGCGATTGCTCTTCTCGAACAACCCGACGCGCGGCAGCGCTCACTACCGGAGCAAACTCGAGCCACACGGAATCGACATCGATCCGACGGCCGTCCTCACGTCGGCGACGGTGTCGGCGGAGTATCTCGCGTCGACTCATCCCAACGAGACGGTCTATCTCGTCGGCGACGACCGTCTCGAGTCGATCCTCGCGGACGCGATGGTCGAGCTGACGGACGATCCCGAGGCGGCCGACGTGGTGCTCGGCTCGTTCGACAGCGACTTCTCGTACGGCACGCTGTGGGAGTCTCTGCGGGCGCTCGAGGACGGCGCCTCGTTCTACGGCACCGACCCCGACGTGACGATTCCGGTCGACGACGGGCTGATCCCGGGATCGGGAGCGATCCTCGCCGCGATGGAGGCCGTCGCCGGTCGCGAACCCGACGCGATCCTCGGCAAGCCCTCGAGCGTCGCGGCGACGGCGGCGATGAACTACCTCGGGGCCGACCCGGAACGGACGCTCGTCGTCGGCGACCGCCTCGACACCGATATCGAACTCGGGAATCGGGCGGGGATGACGACCGCCGTCGTCCTCACCGGCGTCACGGATCGGGCGGACCTCGAGTCGGCGGCCGTCGAACCGGATCACGTCCTCGAGTCGCTCGCCGACGTCGAGAGCCTGCTGTAG
- a CDS encoding zinc metalloprotease, translated as MSYRTDTTSELSFSDKELFDLAAAWVTLSVAFALLLAPIHVVDVGVGHFVTMIGLSFVTVGVAFLLHELAHKVVAIEHGQTAEFRADYQMLFLAIMSALIGFLFAAPGAVYHRGRITKRENGLIAIAGPVTNHLLALLFLPLMLFPGILELVGHLGVLINLFLAAFNMIPFGPLDGKSVLEWNKLVFAAVFGLSLVVLAGFYLVFGFPF; from the coding sequence GTGAGCTACCGAACCGATACCACCTCGGAGCTCTCCTTCAGCGACAAGGAGCTGTTCGACCTCGCGGCGGCGTGGGTCACCCTGAGCGTGGCCTTCGCGCTGTTGCTGGCGCCGATTCACGTCGTAGACGTCGGCGTCGGTCACTTCGTCACGATGATCGGGCTGAGCTTCGTCACCGTCGGCGTCGCCTTCCTGCTGCACGAACTCGCCCACAAAGTCGTCGCGATCGAACACGGCCAGACCGCGGAGTTCCGAGCGGACTACCAGATGCTGTTCCTGGCGATCATGAGCGCGCTGATCGGCTTCCTCTTCGCTGCCCCCGGCGCGGTCTACCACCGCGGTCGGATCACGAAGCGCGAGAACGGCCTGATCGCGATCGCGGGGCCGGTGACCAACCACCTGCTCGCGCTGCTGTTCCTCCCACTGATGCTCTTCCCGGGCATCCTCGAGCTGGTCGGCCACCTCGGGGTCCTTATCAACCTCTTCCTGGCCGCGTTCAATATGATCCCCTTCGGCCCGCTCGACGGAAAGTCCGTCCTCGAGTGGAACAAGCTCGTCTTCGCCGCCGTCTTCGGGCTGAGTCTGGTGGTTCTGGCGGGATTCTACCTGGTGTTCGGGTTTCCCTTCTAG
- a CDS encoding rubrerythrin-like domain-containing protein, which yields MVTTETIHTPIAPSAVLACFARSEPRSCRANRSRLAAVFTDPYTPAESHYECRRSGYRERTDSLGSCPDCDSALQNIAVPCG from the coding sequence ATAGTAACAACTGAAACGATTCATACACCGATCGCGCCGTCCGCGGTTCTCGCTTGCTTCGCTCGCTCCGAACCGCGCTCCTGTCGTGCGAACCGTTCCCGTCTCGCCGCGGTATTCACCGACCCGTACACGCCGGCCGAATCGCACTACGAGTGTCGTCGCAGTGGATATCGGGAACGAACCGACTCGCTCGGATCGTGTCCGGACTGCGATAGCGCCCTCCAGAATATCGCGGTTCCGTGCGGGTAG
- a CDS encoding DMT family transporter produces the protein MIRFLDVSLFLLLSVLWGLSFPAISVGLEYLPPILFAATRYDTAAVLLLGYAVVRTDDWWPRGRNNLAAIAGGGLFLVAGNGLLFVGQQTVPSGVAAIIQGLVPIFTALWALALLGERLSGIGAAGVAVGFLGIGFVVQPDPNDLLAGDTLARLIIVGQVASVALGGVLVQRAGPDIGRVSLTGWSMFVGALVLHAVSLWLGELPGTDATAPAAIGAIVYLGVFSTAIAFLIYFTILEENGAFEAALVAYLVPVVATIVGVLVLGESISALAIVGFGLVALGFALLKRRAIATVVGSSIVNGRS, from the coding sequence GTGATCCGCTTTCTCGACGTCTCGCTGTTCCTGCTGCTCTCCGTGCTGTGGGGGCTCTCGTTTCCGGCGATCTCCGTCGGCCTCGAATACCTTCCGCCGATCCTGTTCGCCGCCACCCGGTACGACACCGCCGCGGTCCTGCTCCTCGGCTACGCCGTCGTCCGAACCGACGACTGGTGGCCTCGCGGTCGAAACAACCTGGCCGCCATCGCGGGGGGCGGGCTGTTCCTGGTCGCCGGGAACGGCCTGCTGTTCGTCGGTCAGCAGACCGTCCCGAGCGGCGTCGCCGCGATCATCCAGGGGTTAGTTCCGATCTTCACCGCGCTGTGGGCGCTCGCGCTGCTCGGCGAGCGCCTCTCCGGGATCGGCGCCGCCGGAGTGGCCGTCGGCTTCCTCGGAATCGGGTTCGTCGTCCAGCCGGATCCGAACGACCTGCTGGCGGGCGACACGCTCGCTCGGCTGATTATCGTCGGGCAGGTCGCGAGCGTCGCCCTCGGCGGCGTCCTCGTCCAGCGGGCCGGGCCGGACATCGGACGGGTCTCGCTGACCGGCTGGTCGATGTTCGTCGGCGCGCTCGTCCTGCACGCCGTCAGCCTCTGGCTCGGCGAACTCCCCGGAACGGACGCGACCGCCCCGGCGGCGATCGGCGCGATCGTCTACCTCGGCGTGTTCTCGACCGCGATCGCCTTCCTGATCTACTTCACCATTCTCGAGGAGAACGGCGCGTTCGAGGCGGCGCTCGTCGCGTACCTGGTTCCGGTGGTCGCGACGATCGTCGGCGTCCTCGTGCTCGGGGAGTCGATCAGCGCGCTGGCGATCGTCGGCTTCGGACTGGTCGCACTCGGCTTCGCGCTCCTGAAACGTCGCGCGATCGCGACCGTGGTCGGCTCGTCGATCGTGAACGGTCGGTCGTGA
- a CDS encoding DUF7344 domain-containing protein: MVALDTVFELLRDERRRRYVLYYLNDRDGPVSVRELVTVIDEWEDDPAGRHDSLDTFEEIMVELKHVHLPRSSEVEFIQYDPDQGLIQIQGSPREFDALVTVARLIEKPDQ; the protein is encoded by the coding sequence ATGGTCGCGCTGGACACGGTCTTCGAACTACTTCGAGACGAGCGGCGGCGGCGGTACGTCCTCTACTATCTCAACGATCGGGACGGTCCGGTGTCGGTCAGAGAACTCGTCACGGTGATCGACGAGTGGGAGGACGATCCGGCCGGCCGTCACGACTCCCTGGACACGTTCGAGGAGATTATGGTCGAGTTGAAACACGTTCACCTGCCCCGTTCGTCGGAGGTCGAGTTCATCCAGTACGATCCGGACCAGGGGCTCATCCAGATCCAGGGGTCGCCGCGGGAGTTCGACGCTCTCGTGACGGTCGCCCGGCTGATCGAGAAGCCGGATCAGTAG
- a CDS encoding class I SAM-dependent methyltransferase, which translates to MGFHTYPIERADALEDPSRYRYCSREELLEMLAPTGEDVVADLGSGTGFYTDDVAPFVDAIYAVDVQAAMHDQYREKGVPQNVEFVTTEVASLPFEDDHLDGAFSTMTHHEYSSDDAFAELARVLRPGGRLATVDWSADGSGESGPPITERFSLEEAVAQLEAAGFAIESARERPETFAIAATQ; encoded by the coding sequence ATGGGCTTTCACACGTATCCGATCGAGCGCGCCGACGCGCTCGAGGACCCGTCGCGGTACCGGTACTGCTCGCGCGAAGAACTGCTCGAGATGCTCGCGCCGACCGGCGAGGACGTCGTCGCCGATCTCGGTTCGGGAACCGGATTCTACACGGACGACGTCGCACCGTTCGTCGACGCGATCTACGCGGTCGACGTTCAGGCGGCGATGCACGATCAGTATCGAGAGAAAGGGGTTCCGCAGAACGTCGAGTTCGTGACGACCGAGGTCGCGTCGCTTCCCTTCGAAGACGACCACCTCGACGGGGCGTTTTCGACGATGACGCACCACGAGTATTCTTCGGACGATGCGTTCGCCGAACTCGCACGCGTGCTCCGTCCCGGCGGACGGCTGGCGACCGTCGACTGGTCGGCCGACGGATCCGGTGAGTCCGGCCCGCCGATCACGGAACGGTTCTCGCTCGAGGAGGCCGTCGCCCAGCTCGAGGCGGCCGGGTTCGCGATCGAGTCCGCTCGAGAGCGACCCGAGACGTTTGCGATCGCTGCGACGCAGTAA